A portion of the Pseudarthrobacter sp. L1SW genome contains these proteins:
- a CDS encoding ATP-binding protein codes for MTATASGLVEPTIVDVRSALEDVLVPHLLGILSSRQAGHCMRVTELDGGLSARLVHRLRTATVPGTVVCLLASDEKVAMGDDTLVTSTQLVELRNRPIDETSGPLLVFVPPGLRASAEDSFGVATFEEIEVGNAYAILRKELISRVPASLRDGISRLEQVLASKKDNRSSDQAWVRYLLTLAANDYEPDAAGAAIYCFGLVPDLALFTKVADVPERVGRNRVHVDDLSRSELDERQRVLSLGLSDPDFTSRLARFVGKIGLEDRVVWTRRIITDRDNRILTFDNWPAPSERELQLKIEVHVIGLSFVGDDPEHLRTYPVLETLAGQPYLVAGPTGAKDIAATFTIDPVLTTADGLLKLRVELVSEDGEPTGKAVNVATGARPKSSYKGTIRNLRKAQLDEGWHRLIVTPIAEMDRRIITAPTSGMSELFYVVNADESEDPPETRAQRYESLTHAIQRLGFGRLADGRPDRDLTPGDVSWVNGSRNSAFASANIHVAGGGGVEIRLSRLLTQIERDTLISPRELGMWQLALGQEGSPSAPVRDETPWVDSLGPVAEQAFAEFIDVRDTLFQAIADASAPYDDEPIGVVETTNLMPLSAEIVAYAASYQRMVSAQTAHAAEVTRNERGAALRALGGLQQIDAVATRYVDALGDFHQVLLVGPTHPLRLLWFCGWSALGAAWRGELGGHNKEAAADAAASYFHKLDSLGFPFAVPRQDNHHLLAAVGNLTPFWTAMVHSRTDDAIGLLGKLSNALGIPDTLRAPGRVQAAVVLADRVERYVRQHAYIRTLVVNVINPGEAGLIVEMLLELQRRLTTKELTYDLRLCTPNTAMPGIGEAVADLTRSDSRFNREEADAFGSRHDSNVPKLAYSIRSIDEFEQCPTEFEAHLTIFVDAFSGEEHETGPVQHIAHAPAYGLIQQAFTAFDVGDDGASVTWRKSPVFARPAATESALSDLLADLPHTLARAAASVATDGTGTGHVPTATLNLDGQQRSLLHQAHDVSDWVVIIDRTLGLEYFDRTAQGGGRNDFVIDYVAGSVGLGRQVLVSSRKVEELRGLLAPVIVDHGIAVDDRHLQTFFEQLRLLSGSLAFKLSSAARNQRAEVLGLALARLYLDGQQALGDQIVIPLDAHQDLYAETRRRTGAEKSLRRTDLALFSFDAVARTITCRLVEVKAYSRIRNVTDHEGLQRSIIEQVETSQSVLASQFDPNAADPDRVDRAVKNVELAALLRFYLERSERYKMVRRSVSTHARRLLETLDDGFRLRFDRIGLIFELSGESSAPVIVDGVEFHHIGRSEIDELLSAVPTELDLPRDVTEPYSVVLPDLTRSLREDAAFRAPTLDVLEDEPQEAESVWDSTVVASPGELDPKAAAPAVPGDVYSPPPSGLSGEAVEGSTHVPVDREGLSALENLLAASSSPVNPPVLLGVTDKTPQWAMLGEAAGGRKTGIDLDETHTISLFGVQGGGKSYTLGSLIEAAILPAPGVNELPHPLASVVFHYSRTQDYAPEFTSMKYANDVEGQIALLRDRYGAEPAALEDVLVLVPRDQLEDRREEFPDLDVQPLLFASSELQASHWRFLLGAVGNQAMYIRQLMQVLKANRNTLSLTTVRQGVESSNMADNLKDLARQRLDLAADYIDDSVRISDYLRPGRLIVVDLRDEFIEKDESLGLFVVLMQLFSEAKADGKHFNKLVVFDEAHKYIDSPELVDVLVESVREMRHKGMSILVASQDPPSVPVSLIELSDVVVLHKMTSPAWLKHIQKANAALNSLRPESLAHLQPGEAYVWAGKAVDLAFTRNAVRVTLRPRVTRHGGGTKTASQ; via the coding sequence TTGACGGCTACAGCCTCCGGGCTCGTTGAGCCCACCATCGTTGATGTCCGCAGCGCTCTGGAGGACGTGCTCGTTCCCCACCTGCTCGGGATACTCTCAAGCCGGCAGGCCGGCCACTGCATGCGTGTTACCGAACTCGACGGCGGGCTGAGCGCCCGCCTTGTACACCGGCTCCGTACTGCTACTGTGCCAGGCACTGTGGTGTGCCTGCTGGCCTCCGACGAGAAGGTCGCCATGGGGGACGATACCCTGGTGACAAGCACCCAACTCGTGGAACTTCGCAACCGACCGATCGACGAGACCTCCGGACCGCTGCTTGTCTTCGTGCCCCCGGGATTGCGCGCCAGCGCGGAGGACTCTTTCGGGGTAGCTACCTTCGAGGAGATCGAGGTCGGCAATGCCTACGCTATCCTTCGTAAGGAGCTGATCAGCCGGGTGCCGGCTTCGCTCCGGGATGGGATCAGCCGCCTGGAGCAGGTCCTCGCAAGCAAGAAGGATAATCGCTCCAGCGACCAGGCTTGGGTGCGTTACCTGCTTACCCTCGCCGCCAATGACTACGAGCCCGACGCGGCCGGGGCGGCGATTTACTGCTTCGGCCTGGTGCCCGACCTGGCGCTTTTCACGAAAGTCGCAGATGTACCGGAACGAGTTGGTCGTAACCGTGTCCACGTCGACGACCTCAGCCGCAGCGAGCTCGACGAGCGGCAACGGGTACTCTCCCTCGGACTGTCCGACCCCGACTTCACCTCTCGCCTTGCCCGCTTCGTCGGTAAGATCGGCCTCGAGGACCGCGTTGTTTGGACGCGTCGGATCATCACCGATCGCGACAACCGCATCTTGACTTTCGACAACTGGCCTGCGCCCAGCGAACGCGAACTGCAACTCAAAATCGAGGTCCACGTCATCGGTCTCTCGTTTGTCGGTGACGATCCCGAGCACCTCAGGACGTACCCGGTTTTGGAGACTCTAGCTGGACAGCCGTATCTAGTTGCCGGTCCAACCGGCGCGAAAGACATCGCCGCGACTTTTACCATCGACCCGGTGTTGACCACTGCCGACGGCTTGCTCAAGCTCCGCGTCGAGTTGGTCTCGGAGGACGGTGAACCGACAGGCAAAGCCGTTAACGTAGCGACGGGGGCGCGTCCTAAAAGCAGCTATAAGGGAACCATCCGTAACCTGCGCAAGGCCCAGCTTGACGAGGGCTGGCACCGCCTTATTGTCACACCAATTGCGGAGATGGACCGCCGTATCATCACCGCTCCCACGTCGGGCATGAGTGAGCTCTTTTACGTCGTCAACGCCGATGAGAGCGAGGATCCTCCCGAGACCCGAGCCCAACGGTACGAAAGTCTGACGCACGCCATCCAGAGGCTCGGCTTCGGCCGCCTGGCGGACGGACGCCCTGACAGGGACCTCACTCCTGGGGACGTCTCGTGGGTCAACGGATCACGCAACTCGGCTTTTGCCAGCGCCAACATACACGTAGCCGGTGGCGGCGGGGTCGAGATCAGGCTCTCACGACTGCTGACCCAAATTGAACGCGACACGCTAATCAGCCCGCGGGAGCTCGGCATGTGGCAGCTTGCCCTTGGCCAGGAGGGATCGCCCTCGGCTCCGGTTCGCGACGAGACCCCATGGGTCGATTCTCTCGGGCCGGTGGCAGAACAAGCTTTCGCCGAATTCATTGACGTCCGCGACACCCTGTTCCAGGCGATTGCGGACGCCAGCGCGCCGTATGACGACGAGCCCATCGGTGTCGTCGAGACAACCAACCTCATGCCACTCTCGGCTGAAATCGTTGCTTATGCGGCCAGCTATCAGAGGATGGTCTCAGCTCAGACTGCCCATGCAGCTGAGGTCACGCGGAATGAGCGGGGAGCGGCGCTGCGGGCGCTTGGCGGTCTGCAGCAGATCGATGCCGTCGCAACGCGCTATGTCGACGCGCTCGGTGACTTCCACCAGGTCCTGCTGGTCGGGCCGACGCACCCGTTGCGGTTGCTGTGGTTCTGTGGGTGGAGCGCTCTAGGTGCAGCTTGGCGCGGGGAGCTTGGCGGCCACAACAAGGAGGCCGCCGCCGATGCGGCGGCCAGTTACTTCCACAAGCTTGATTCCCTTGGCTTCCCCTTCGCCGTGCCGCGACAGGACAACCACCACCTGCTTGCCGCGGTCGGCAACCTGACGCCCTTCTGGACAGCAATGGTTCATTCACGGACCGACGACGCGATCGGACTCCTCGGCAAACTGTCCAACGCGCTCGGTATACCGGACACGCTGCGAGCCCCTGGCCGCGTCCAGGCCGCCGTAGTTCTGGCCGACAGAGTGGAACGGTACGTCCGGCAGCATGCCTACATTCGTACCCTGGTTGTCAACGTGATCAACCCAGGCGAGGCGGGACTTATCGTCGAGATGCTCTTGGAGCTCCAACGGCGTTTGACAACCAAGGAACTGACCTACGATCTACGACTATGCACGCCTAACACCGCCATGCCCGGGATCGGCGAGGCCGTCGCCGACCTTACCCGCTCAGATAGCCGGTTCAATAGGGAAGAGGCCGACGCATTTGGCTCCCGCCACGATAGCAACGTGCCCAAGCTGGCCTACTCTATCCGCTCTATAGACGAGTTCGAACAGTGCCCGACCGAGTTCGAAGCTCACCTTACGATCTTTGTGGATGCCTTCTCGGGCGAGGAACACGAGACCGGACCGGTCCAGCACATAGCTCACGCCCCTGCATACGGGCTGATCCAGCAAGCGTTCACAGCCTTCGACGTTGGAGATGACGGGGCCAGCGTCACCTGGCGAAAGAGCCCGGTTTTCGCCCGACCCGCTGCCACGGAAAGCGCTCTGAGCGACCTGCTCGCTGACCTGCCGCACACGCTCGCCCGTGCCGCAGCCAGCGTCGCCACTGATGGCACTGGGACCGGGCACGTGCCCACTGCCACCCTCAACCTCGACGGTCAACAGCGGTCCCTGTTGCATCAGGCTCACGACGTCAGTGACTGGGTGGTCATCATAGACCGGACGCTCGGATTGGAGTACTTCGACCGCACGGCGCAGGGCGGAGGCCGCAACGACTTTGTTATTGATTACGTCGCCGGCAGCGTCGGTCTCGGCCGCCAGGTTTTGGTCAGCTCGCGCAAAGTCGAGGAACTTCGTGGTCTATTGGCACCTGTTATTGTCGATCATGGTATCGCCGTCGACGACCGGCACCTGCAGACTTTCTTCGAGCAACTTCGGCTGCTATCGGGCAGTCTCGCCTTCAAGCTCTCCTCAGCTGCCCGCAACCAGCGAGCCGAGGTGCTGGGACTTGCTCTCGCGAGGCTCTACCTCGACGGCCAGCAGGCCCTGGGTGACCAAATTGTTATTCCCCTCGATGCCCACCAAGACCTTTACGCGGAGACCCGACGTCGAACGGGGGCAGAGAAATCGCTACGACGCACGGACTTAGCGCTATTCTCCTTCGACGCCGTTGCGAGAACCATCACCTGCCGTCTGGTCGAGGTCAAAGCCTATTCAAGGATCCGCAACGTCACCGACCACGAGGGGTTGCAGCGATCAATTATCGAACAGGTTGAGACCTCACAGAGCGTCCTGGCTAGCCAATTCGACCCAAACGCTGCCGACCCCGATCGAGTCGACCGAGCGGTGAAAAACGTTGAGCTCGCTGCGCTGTTGCGGTTCTACCTCGAGCGCTCCGAGCGATACAAGATGGTTCGGCGTTCCGTGAGCACGCATGCTCGTCGATTACTTGAGACACTTGACGACGGATTTAGACTACGCTTTGACCGGATCGGCCTCATATTCGAGCTGTCAGGGGAGAGTAGTGCTCCGGTGATCGTCGACGGTGTGGAGTTCCACCACATTGGGCGGAGCGAGATCGACGAGCTCCTCTCCGCCGTGCCGACCGAGCTCGACCTGCCCCGCGACGTTACCGAACCCTACTCTGTTGTGCTCCCGGATCTTACGCGTTCTCTTCGTGAAGACGCTGCCTTCCGTGCCCCAACGCTGGATGTACTCGAAGACGAGCCGCAGGAAGCTGAATCCGTCTGGGACTCTACAGTGGTTGCGTCTCCTGGTGAGTTAGATCCAAAAGCAGCTGCCCCTGCCGTTCCCGGGGACGTTTACTCACCGCCACCCAGTGGCCTGTCCGGTGAGGCAGTCGAAGGCTCGACACATGTCCCTGTCGATCGTGAGGGCCTTTCTGCTCTCGAAAACCTGTTGGCTGCTTCCTCGTCGCCCGTCAACCCGCCGGTGCTGCTGGGCGTTACGGATAAGACTCCGCAATGGGCAATGCTTGGTGAGGCAGCGGGCGGCCGAAAGACAGGCATCGATCTAGATGAGACCCACACCATCAGCCTTTTCGGTGTTCAAGGCGGGGGCAAGAGTTATACTCTCGGATCCCTTATCGAAGCTGCAATCCTGCCTGCTCCCGGTGTGAATGAACTGCCGCACCCACTGGCTTCTGTCGTTTTCCACTACAGCCGAACACAGGATTACGCGCCCGAGTTTACCTCGATGAAGTACGCGAACGATGTCGAAGGCCAGATCGCGTTACTTCGTGATCGTTACGGCGCTGAGCCCGCTGCACTGGAGGACGTGCTGGTACTGGTCCCGCGGGACCAGCTCGAGGATCGTCGTGAGGAGTTCCCGGATCTGGACGTTCAGCCGCTTTTGTTCGCATCCTCTGAACTGCAAGCCTCGCACTGGCGCTTTCTGCTGGGTGCTGTGGGCAATCAGGCGATGTACATTCGTCAGCTCATGCAGGTACTCAAGGCCAACCGCAACACCCTGAGCTTGACGACCGTGAGGCAGGGTGTTGAGTCCTCCAATATGGCGGATAACCTTAAAGACCTTGCCCGGCAGCGGCTGGACCTTGCAGCAGATTATATCGACGACTCCGTGCGGATTTCAGACTATTTGCGACCAGGACGGCTGATCGTCGTGGATCTCCGTGATGAATTTATAGAGAAAGATGAAAGTCTTGGCCTCTTCGTCGTCCTCATGCAGCTCTTCTCGGAGGCCAAGGCTGACGGCAAGCACTTCAATAAACTAGTGGTGTTTGACGAGGCGCATAAATACATTGATAGCCCCGAGCTGGTCGATGTGCTCGTGGAGTCCGTTCGCGAGATGCGCCATAAGGGTATGAGTATCCTGGTTGCCAGCCAAGACCCGCCTTCTGTGCCCGTATCGCTCATCGAGCTTTCGGACGTGGTCGTGCTTCACAAGATGACGTCACCGGCGTGGCTCAAGCACATCCAGAAGGCCAATGCAGCACTCAACAGCCTTCGACCCGAAAGCCTAGCCCACCTCCAGCCAGGGGAAGCGTATGTCTGGGCAGGTAAGGCCGTGGACCTCGCCTTTACCCGTAATGCGGTGAGGGTTACTTTGCGTCCAAGGGTGACGCGGCACGGCGGCGGTACCAAGACGGCCTCACAGTAG
- a CDS encoding PfkB family carbohydrate kinase produces MFVNENEYALIRALASAKRVVVTYGGDGSAMSKYGRQVAKAPSVEVAEANTVGAGDAFGAALDLALRSGLDYTRALPWRRPWAPMLWAIRPLTRIWLSWPLCGADRCCSDASS; encoded by the coding sequence GTGTTCGTCAACGAGAACGAGTATGCCCTGATTAGGGCACTGGCGTCAGCCAAACGGGTGGTCGTGACGTACGGCGGGGACGGCTCGGCGATGTCCAAGTACGGTCGGCAGGTGGCCAAGGCACCCTCCGTAGAGGTGGCAGAGGCGAACACCGTGGGTGCCGGCGACGCGTTCGGCGCCGCCCTGGACCTGGCACTGCGGAGCGGGCTGGACTATACCCGGGCATTGCCGTGGCGAAGGCCGTGGGCACCGATGCTGTGGGCGATCCGTCCTCTCACCCGGATCTGGCTCAGCTGGCCATTATGTGGAGCGGACCGCTGCTGCTCGGACGCTTCATCATGA
- a CDS encoding DUF6338 family protein: MIRREKYLRGASRSGLGELLQVSAVGVGLTGAALLLWALFAELLAPFGFVSLDELARLGGAYMASHPRHVISTFALVLGGACGLAWGLTRLAYRSLHDAYKPGSPWEQAFTGVAKDATLWLGIAMKEGPLVEGVLHSFDIGEASEGNRDIVLSRPIYVTEKENRSLTSLDRLVVSSDEIQYLSVVHVAASEATKGTAGKA; the protein is encoded by the coding sequence TTGATCCGACGCGAAAAGTATCTTCGCGGAGCTTCGCGCAGTGGCTTAGGGGAGCTTCTGCAGGTTTCCGCCGTAGGGGTCGGCCTCACGGGAGCGGCGCTGTTACTGTGGGCGTTGTTTGCCGAGCTTCTGGCCCCTTTCGGCTTCGTAAGCTTGGATGAATTGGCTCGGTTAGGTGGCGCTTATATGGCTTCACACCCCCGGCACGTCATATCTACATTTGCTCTTGTTCTGGGCGGAGCGTGCGGCCTGGCCTGGGGGCTCACCAGGCTTGCTTACCGGTCACTTCACGATGCCTATAAGCCAGGTTCGCCATGGGAACAGGCTTTCACCGGCGTAGCAAAAGATGCTACCCTCTGGCTGGGAATCGCCATGAAAGAGGGACCCTTGGTGGAAGGAGTTCTCCACAGCTTCGATATAGGAGAAGCCAGTGAGGGAAATCGCGATATCGTACTTTCGCGGCCCATATACGTCACTGAGAAGGAAAACCGCAGTCTTACAAGTCTTGACCGTTTAGTGGTCTCGTCCGATGAAATTCAATATCTGAGTGTGGTCCACGTTGCAGCGAGCGAGGCGACGAAAGGGACAGCAGGAAAAGCCTGA
- a CDS encoding CHAT domain-containing protein produces the protein MSFTNIEQLSAARTQWLVWVAKKLFSTRLDDVETYSISGLSDFTAVEKALSVIHIGLSHIHGVDDGDIQIRGYLEPELCTSVISQWRDSGFDPRISSLLESSWLTLLRLGRDLEQARTELLLEFYASPLGIWMRKQTTANLDPEHIDHGVLTYFSEHPDALENSLSLPQNLDFGLDYAESHLNAVLSLAQTNPEAAYAIFSPLELLGCYPDNDIDLWKDEALALASQYHHVYLSQPGGWPRPGPGGVPDWVIDSVRNRGARFSHSTSGFVPGWFITVESNEELNGIYEESSSLAFFLREENENILTIGFAFQLGDRGEKAHISYRYDMSDTVSLYWLQALLAIGIVRIDVYRLNLLFGIEYCFAFGSRLPFELINKARAVIQGYLESNQSTVKALVPKTTLHYLDEMSLIEKNLFENLKFLQRERAEAPNSPITSGYLKFLRVMHELSLDVRHGVALGLSTLTEAYELLRVSLTRLERGSSRELDLSNLGDGRAYVQFFQMNGFLNALVAYVDNDSQTHCYPLDFSGDIDTDVHFDDIAQCSNYYRDGLSSLSGLASSGIDKLVINPGPDAYNIPLHDAMLAMGFSEVSYTHSLSSLSPKSDKKDNQDVLVAGYADKGDRYLPKVELELSIVAKLYSSKPREVILNAPLPAIVHFAGHGYSGSSSFQVGMDLGPHPNDYLSASEVLLEADCTRTTVVFLSACSTGRADYGPSQLVDNVPMDVAFIEAGAQTVVSTSAPINDVIAGLFAFVFHAALRNEQSVWEAFLTARAAVSQGCFDESWHAYEEELRVDWPRWQEDLGQAMKVAPEDWRLFRLSGRHWA, from the coding sequence TTGTCGTTCACTAACATCGAGCAACTAAGCGCCGCACGAACGCAGTGGCTTGTATGGGTCGCCAAAAAGCTATTCTCAACCCGCCTCGATGACGTGGAAACGTATAGTATCTCGGGACTGTCAGATTTCACCGCCGTCGAAAAAGCATTATCGGTGATCCACATAGGACTGAGTCATATCCACGGCGTCGATGACGGGGACATCCAAATCCGAGGCTACCTAGAGCCTGAACTTTGCACAAGCGTGATTTCACAATGGCGCGATTCAGGTTTCGACCCTCGTATCAGCAGCCTTTTAGAGTCTTCCTGGTTGACTTTGCTCCGCCTTGGTCGTGATCTTGAGCAGGCTAGAACCGAGCTCCTCTTAGAGTTCTATGCATCTCCGCTTGGTATATGGATGAGGAAGCAAACAACCGCCAATTTGGATCCAGAACACATAGACCACGGCGTGCTCACATACTTCAGTGAACACCCCGACGCTTTAGAAAACTCCTTGTCCTTGCCGCAGAATCTAGATTTTGGACTGGACTACGCCGAGAGCCATCTCAACGCAGTGCTTAGCCTCGCTCAGACCAATCCTGAAGCAGCCTATGCGATTTTTTCGCCTTTGGAGCTACTAGGTTGCTATCCCGACAACGATATAGACCTGTGGAAAGATGAAGCGCTTGCGCTTGCAAGTCAGTACCATCACGTTTATTTGAGCCAGCCCGGCGGGTGGCCGCGCCCCGGGCCTGGAGGTGTTCCGGACTGGGTTATCGACTCTGTGCGCAACAGAGGTGCACGCTTCAGTCATTCAACAAGTGGATTTGTGCCTGGATGGTTTATCACCGTCGAGTCAAACGAGGAGTTGAATGGAATCTATGAGGAGTCTTCGTCTCTCGCGTTTTTCCTAAGAGAGGAAAATGAGAATATTCTCACCATCGGCTTTGCTTTCCAACTCGGCGATCGGGGCGAGAAGGCCCACATTAGTTATAGATACGACATGTCAGACACCGTTAGCCTCTATTGGCTGCAGGCTTTACTTGCAATCGGCATTGTACGTATTGACGTCTATCGATTAAATCTCCTATTTGGTATTGAGTACTGCTTTGCTTTCGGAAGCCGCCTCCCTTTCGAGTTGATAAACAAGGCCAGAGCCGTAATTCAAGGATACCTCGAATCCAACCAGTCAACAGTCAAGGCCCTTGTTCCGAAAACTACATTGCACTATTTAGACGAAATGAGCTTGATCGAGAAGAACCTTTTTGAAAATTTGAAGTTCCTGCAACGAGAAAGAGCAGAAGCGCCAAACTCGCCCATCACAAGCGGCTATCTTAAGTTCCTTCGTGTGATGCACGAACTATCACTTGATGTCCGACACGGAGTTGCCCTCGGGTTGTCTACTCTGACTGAGGCCTATGAACTTCTGCGGGTCTCACTCACCCGACTTGAGCGAGGATCTTCTCGGGAGCTCGACCTGAGCAATCTAGGAGACGGGAGGGCTTATGTGCAGTTCTTCCAAATGAACGGATTTCTCAACGCCTTAGTTGCCTACGTGGACAACGACAGCCAGACTCATTGTTACCCCTTGGATTTCTCTGGTGACATTGATACAGATGTTCATTTCGATGATATCGCCCAATGCAGCAACTATTACCGTGACGGGCTGAGTTCCCTAAGCGGACTTGCGAGCAGCGGAATAGATAAACTCGTGATTAATCCCGGACCGGATGCATATAACATACCCCTGCACGATGCGATGTTGGCGATGGGTTTTTCGGAAGTAAGCTACACACACAGCCTCTCAAGCCTTTCGCCGAAGAGCGATAAAAAGGACAATCAAGATGTACTAGTCGCCGGCTACGCAGATAAGGGTGATAGATATCTTCCTAAAGTAGAGCTCGAGCTATCCATCGTGGCCAAACTCTACTCATCTAAACCTAGGGAAGTTATCTTGAACGCGCCGCTGCCCGCTATCGTCCACTTTGCGGGTCATGGGTACTCCGGCTCATCATCTTTTCAGGTAGGAATGGATTTGGGTCCACATCCCAATGACTATCTGTCGGCATCAGAAGTGCTCCTTGAGGCGGACTGCACCAGGACGACGGTAGTTTTTCTTTCTGCTTGTTCGACGGGTAGGGCAGATTATGGACCAAGCCAACTGGTCGATAACGTGCCCATGGACGTGGCTTTCATCGAAGCTGGCGCTCAGACGGTAGTCTCAACCTCTGCCCCCATTAACGACGTGATCGCTGGCCTGTTTGCATTCGTCTTTCATGCCGCACTGCGGAATGAGCAAAGCGTCTGGGAAGCCTTTCTAACAGCTAGGGCTGCGGTAAGCCAGGGCTGCTTCGACGAGTCCTGGCACGCATACGAAGAGGAACTACGAGTTGACTGGCCGCGTTGGCAGGAAGACTTAGGCCAAGCTATGAAGGTCGCGCCAGAAGACTGGCGGCTCTTTCGACTGTCTGGACGTCATTGGGCGTGA